The following proteins are co-located in the Streptomyces sp. DT2A-34 genome:
- the mrdA gene encoding penicillin-binding protein 2, with protein MTNIPETGRTPRVQIRLIVIQVLVLSLLGTLGGRLWYLQIREGDAYAKEASGNHVQQVVQPAVRGSILDARGVPLADNETRLVVSASRTDLLKMPDDGKAVLTKLAAVLGMTPKEVMEKVRLCDAETPQPCWNGSPYQPIPITDEATPKQALQIRERAEDFPGITAEPQALRRYPSPGEANTAQVLGYLSPVTDEELQEAQDTDSPYLRSDQVGRSGLEREYDKELRGKAGVTRYEVDNLGRVIGQAEADAAQAGSNLVTSIDARVQRVAEYELNDAMKKARQEWDRNTGEKYKADSGAVVVMEAKTGRIVAMASNPTYDPNAWVGGISAKDYKKLTGKASNYPLLNRAIQGQSAPGSIFKVVPTAAAVNAGYSFDGPYQCSSSYSIGGQVFKNFESKGYGPISLGRALEVSCDTVFYRLSHEEWKRDGGTKPKKNANDWFYKTAHQFGLGAETGIDLPNEVTGRIPDRQWKQAYWKANKDAWCKYGKKGGSYAEQIAYENCLEGNRMRAGDSVNYSIGQGDTLVTPIQMATIYAAISNGGTLYDPTVGKAVVGADGRTVQEIEPKSHGKLPISRQTLAEMDDALAGVATRGTAAWRFADVGWPQDKIPMHAKTGTAEVYGKQTTSWFATYTKDYTVVMTISQGGTGSGASGPAVRNIYDALYGVSDDGTINKKNALLPTPQKSLPKVRTDGTIASPKVSKDPAKEQRASQENEAAPEGQQLAGTVATPTAENRDTRRRRGRSRRRGSRRLLT; from the coding sequence CACGTCCAGCAGGTCGTCCAGCCCGCCGTCCGCGGCTCGATCCTGGACGCGCGCGGAGTGCCCCTCGCCGACAACGAGACACGGCTGGTGGTCTCCGCCTCCCGCACCGACCTGCTGAAGATGCCGGACGACGGCAAGGCCGTCCTCACCAAGCTCGCCGCTGTCCTGGGCATGACCCCCAAGGAGGTCATGGAGAAGGTCCGGCTGTGCGACGCCGAGACGCCCCAGCCGTGCTGGAACGGCTCGCCGTACCAGCCGATCCCCATCACCGACGAGGCCACGCCCAAGCAGGCCCTGCAGATCCGTGAACGCGCCGAGGACTTCCCCGGCATCACCGCCGAGCCGCAGGCCCTCCGCCGCTACCCGAGCCCCGGCGAGGCCAACACCGCCCAGGTCCTCGGCTACCTCTCACCGGTCACCGACGAGGAGCTCCAGGAGGCCCAGGACACCGACTCGCCGTACCTGCGCTCCGACCAGGTCGGCCGCTCCGGCCTGGAGCGCGAGTACGACAAGGAGCTGCGCGGCAAGGCCGGCGTCACCCGCTACGAGGTCGACAACCTCGGCCGGGTCATCGGCCAGGCCGAGGCCGACGCCGCTCAGGCCGGCTCCAACCTCGTCACCAGCATCGACGCCCGCGTGCAGCGGGTCGCCGAGTACGAGCTGAACGACGCGATGAAGAAGGCCCGCCAGGAGTGGGACCGCAACACGGGTGAGAAGTACAAGGCCGACTCGGGCGCGGTCGTCGTGATGGAGGCCAAGACCGGCCGCATCGTCGCCATGGCGTCCAACCCGACCTACGACCCGAACGCCTGGGTGGGCGGCATCTCCGCCAAGGACTACAAGAAGCTCACCGGCAAAGCCTCCAACTACCCGCTGCTCAACCGCGCGATCCAGGGCCAGTCGGCGCCCGGCTCCATCTTCAAGGTCGTCCCCACGGCCGCCGCGGTCAACGCGGGCTACTCCTTCGACGGCCCCTACCAATGCTCCAGCTCGTACTCGATCGGCGGCCAGGTCTTCAAGAACTTCGAGTCCAAGGGGTACGGCCCGATCAGCCTCGGCCGCGCCCTGGAGGTCTCCTGCGACACCGTCTTCTACCGCCTCTCACACGAGGAGTGGAAGCGGGACGGCGGCACCAAGCCGAAGAAGAACGCCAACGACTGGTTCTACAAGACCGCCCACCAGTTCGGCCTCGGCGCGGAGACCGGCATCGACCTCCCCAACGAGGTCACGGGCCGTATCCCCGACCGCCAGTGGAAGCAGGCGTACTGGAAGGCCAACAAGGACGCCTGGTGCAAGTACGGCAAGAAGGGCGGCTCGTACGCCGAGCAGATCGCCTACGAGAACTGCCTCGAAGGCAACCGGATGCGCGCCGGTGACTCGGTCAACTACTCCATCGGACAGGGCGACACCCTCGTCACCCCCATCCAGATGGCCACCATCTACGCGGCCATCTCCAACGGCGGCACCCTGTACGACCCGACCGTCGGCAAGGCAGTCGTCGGCGCCGACGGCAGGACCGTCCAGGAGATCGAGCCCAAGTCGCACGGCAAGCTGCCCATAAGCCGGCAGACGCTGGCCGAGATGGACGACGCCCTCGCCGGCGTCGCCACCCGCGGTACCGCCGCCTGGCGGTTCGCCGATGTCGGCTGGCCGCAGGACAAGATCCCGATGCACGCCAAGACCGGTACCGCGGAGGTCTACGGCAAGCAGACGACCTCGTGGTTCGCCACGTACACCAAGGACTACACGGTCGTCATGACGATCTCCCAGGGTGGTACGGGTTCCGGCGCCTCGGGTCCGGCCGTGCGCAACATCTACGACGCGCTGTACGGCGTCTCCGACGACGGCACGATCAACAAGAAGAACGCGCTGCTGCCGACGCCCCAGAAGAGCCTGCCGAAGGTCCGCACGGACGGGACCATCGCCTCGCCGAAGGTCTCCAAGGACCCGGCGAAGGAGCAGCGGGCCAGCCAGGAGAACGAGGCCGCGCCGGAAGGGCAGCAGCTCGCCGGGACGGTCGCGACGCCGACGGCCGAGAACCGGGACACCCGGCGCAGGCGCGGCAGGAGCCGCAGGCGGGGAAGCCGGAGGTTGCTCACATGA
- the rodA gene encoding rod shape-determining protein RodA, translating to MTGVNSFQVSGYGPEQAGWTRLFARDSLARRLDWPILLAALALSLLGTLLVYSATRNRTELNQGDQYYFLVRHLLNTGIGLALMVGTVWLGHRTLRTAVPILYGLSVFLILLVLTPLGSTINGAHSWIKLPGGFSLQPSEFVKVTIILGMAMLLATRVDAGDKQYPDHRTVVQALGLAAVPMLIVMLMPDLGSVMVMVVIVLGVLLASGASNRWVFGLIGAGTMGAIAVWQLGVLDDYQIARFAAFANPSLDPAGVGYNTNQARIAIGSGGLAGAGLFHGSQTTGQFVPEQQTDFVFTVAGEELGFIGGGLIILLLGVILWRACRIARETTELYGTIVAAGIVAWFAFQAFENIGMTLGIMPVTGLPLPFVSYGGSSMFAVWVAVGLLQSIRVQRPMSA from the coding sequence ATGACCGGCGTCAACAGCTTCCAGGTCTCCGGGTACGGGCCCGAACAGGCGGGCTGGACCCGCCTGTTCGCCCGCGACTCACTCGCCCGCCGGCTCGACTGGCCGATACTGCTGGCGGCGCTGGCCCTGTCGCTGCTCGGCACGCTCCTGGTGTACTCGGCGACCCGTAACCGCACCGAGCTCAACCAGGGCGACCAGTACTACTTCCTGGTCCGGCACCTGCTGAACACCGGCATCGGCCTCGCCCTGATGGTCGGCACGGTCTGGCTGGGTCACCGCACCCTGCGCACGGCGGTGCCGATCCTGTACGGGCTGTCGGTCTTCCTGATCCTGCTGGTGCTCACCCCGCTCGGCTCCACGATCAACGGCGCCCACTCCTGGATCAAGCTCCCCGGCGGCTTCTCCCTCCAGCCCTCGGAGTTCGTGAAGGTCACGATCATCCTGGGCATGGCGATGCTGCTGGCGACGAGAGTGGACGCGGGGGACAAGCAGTATCCCGACCACCGCACGGTGGTGCAGGCGCTGGGCCTGGCCGCCGTACCGATGCTGATCGTGATGCTCATGCCCGACCTCGGCTCGGTCATGGTGATGGTGGTGATCGTGCTGGGCGTGCTGCTCGCGTCCGGGGCCTCCAACCGCTGGGTCTTCGGGCTGATCGGCGCGGGGACGATGGGCGCCATCGCGGTCTGGCAGCTGGGTGTCCTGGACGACTACCAGATCGCCCGCTTCGCGGCTTTCGCCAACCCCAGCCTCGACCCGGCGGGCGTCGGCTACAACACCAACCAGGCCCGTATCGCGATCGGTTCGGGCGGGCTGGCGGGCGCGGGGCTGTTCCACGGCTCGCAGACGACCGGCCAGTTCGTGCCGGAGCAGCAGACCGACTTCGTCTTCACGGTGGCGGGGGAGGAGTTGGGCTTCATCGGCGGCGGGCTGATCATCCTGCTCCTCGGCGTCATCCTGTGGCGGGCCTGCCGTATCGCACGCGAGACGACCGAGCTGTACGGGACGATCGTCGCGGCCGGGATCGTGGCGTGGTTCGCCTTCCAGGCGTTCGAGAACATCGGGATGACCCTGGGGATCATGCCGGTGACCGGTCTGCCGCTGCCGTTCGTGTCGTACGGCGGGTCGTCGATGTTCGCGGTGTGGGTGGCGGTGGGGTTGCTGCAGTCGATCCGGGTGCAGCGTCCGATGTCCGCGTAG